A single region of the Nocardioides sp. W7 genome encodes:
- a CDS encoding ATP-binding cassette domain-containing protein codes for MSDASTPLVEAVDIVKQYGARRRGPFAKAPSAPPALNGVSVEVQRGETLAIIGESGSGKSTLGRIMLRLTDTTSGRVVFDGRDLLAMKESDVRRMRSRMNYIFQNPYGAVNRRHTIERILAAPLEVHNLYRGNRRSRCVELLDMVSLLPTHLDRFPHELSGGQLQRVVIARALATNPDFVVADEPTTGLDVITSARLVTLLDDLKRQLGLSMMFISHDLRTVAQLADRIVVMRKGGTVEHGACNDLLLNPQHPYTQKLIDSVPKLPEKTYEVVSGGA; via the coding sequence ATGAGTGACGCGAGCACGCCCCTCGTCGAGGCTGTCGACATCGTGAAGCAGTACGGCGCGCGCCGCCGAGGCCCGTTCGCCAAGGCACCGTCCGCGCCGCCGGCCCTGAACGGCGTGAGCGTGGAGGTGCAGCGCGGTGAGACGCTCGCCATCATCGGGGAGAGCGGCTCGGGCAAGTCCACCCTGGGACGCATCATGCTCAGGCTGACCGACACGACGTCGGGTCGAGTCGTGTTCGACGGCCGGGACCTGCTCGCCATGAAGGAGTCCGACGTGCGCCGCATGCGCAGCCGGATGAACTACATCTTCCAGAACCCGTACGGCGCGGTGAACCGCCGCCACACGATCGAACGGATCCTCGCGGCGCCCTTGGAGGTGCACAACCTGTACCGGGGGAACCGACGGTCGAGGTGCGTCGAGCTGCTCGACATGGTGAGCCTGCTGCCCACCCACCTCGACCGCTTCCCGCACGAGCTCTCGGGAGGTCAGCTGCAGCGCGTGGTGATCGCCCGCGCCCTGGCCACGAACCCCGACTTCGTCGTCGCGGACGAGCCCACGACCGGACTCGACGTGATCACCAGTGCCCGGCTCGTGACACTGCTCGACGACCTCAAGCGACAGCTGGGACTCTCGATGATGTTCATCAGTCACGACCTGCGTACGGTCGCCCAGCTGGCGGACCGCATCGTCGTGATGCGCAAGGGGGGGACCGTCGAGCACGGGGCCTGCAACGACCTGCTGCTCAACCCGCAGCACCCCTACACCCAGAAGCTCATCGACTCGGTGCCGAAGCTGCCCGAGAAGACGTACGAGGTCGTGTCCGGTGGCGCTTGA
- a CDS encoding aldehyde dehydrogenase family protein codes for MALDVAPRTVLSYAAGTAVDDGEWIVREDPSRPHLTAGRVSATDAAGVDRAVEAADAAFGPWAARSLQERTSLVLGACQAVREAEHSLADLLTRESGKVLAGSLGELRFSLAHAQYCADIAEEVLAPRIGGSRAGHLEVHHQPYGVVAAVTPWNAPLILAFLKVVPALLTGNTLVLKPSPLAPLAITEALSRVAQGLPPGVLNVVNGDHQVGARLTSHPLVRKVVFTGGSTVGRSILRTTAENLVPTVMELGGNDAAVFLDDVDLSRANVERAVLGSFLSAGQVCMAAKRVYVHSSRYEEFVDAYLRAADDVLQVGDPLLDRVSVGPLINRPAVERVQGIVEEAVAGGASARTVGGVVSPELLGAGYFLRPVVVTGAEDSDRIVREEQFGPVVPVLPFDDVDEVVRRVNADPLGLGASVWSADVRRAFDVGRHLEVGYTFINSHNRFGMTLEAPFGGVKGSGFGREYGPDGLLEYVQTHSLFAPERLSTDPQAYPTVG; via the coding sequence GTGGCGCTTGATGTCGCGCCACGCACGGTCCTTTCGTACGCCGCCGGCACCGCCGTCGACGACGGCGAGTGGATCGTCCGCGAGGACCCGTCCCGACCTCACCTCACGGCCGGGAGGGTCAGCGCGACGGACGCGGCGGGGGTGGATCGCGCAGTCGAGGCCGCCGATGCCGCCTTCGGTCCGTGGGCAGCACGCTCCCTCCAGGAGCGGACGTCCCTCGTGCTCGGCGCCTGCCAGGCGGTGCGCGAGGCGGAGCACTCGCTGGCCGACCTCCTGACCCGTGAGAGCGGCAAGGTCCTGGCCGGGTCGCTCGGCGAGCTGCGCTTCTCCCTTGCCCACGCGCAGTACTGCGCCGACATCGCCGAGGAGGTGCTCGCGCCCCGCATCGGCGGCAGCCGCGCGGGACACCTCGAGGTCCACCACCAGCCGTACGGCGTGGTGGCCGCCGTCACCCCGTGGAACGCTCCGCTGATCCTCGCCTTCCTGAAGGTGGTCCCGGCGCTCCTCACCGGCAACACCCTCGTCCTCAAGCCGTCCCCGCTGGCGCCGCTGGCCATCACCGAAGCGCTGTCAAGGGTCGCGCAGGGCCTGCCCCCGGGCGTGCTGAACGTGGTGAACGGCGACCACCAGGTCGGGGCCCGGCTCACCTCGCACCCGCTCGTCCGGAAGGTCGTCTTCACCGGCGGCTCGACCGTGGGGCGTTCGATCCTCAGGACGACCGCGGAGAACCTGGTGCCGACCGTGATGGAGCTGGGCGGCAACGACGCCGCGGTCTTCCTCGACGACGTCGACCTCTCGCGCGCGAATGTGGAGCGTGCCGTGCTCGGCTCGTTCCTCTCCGCAGGCCAGGTCTGCATGGCGGCGAAACGGGTGTACGTCCACTCCTCCCGCTACGAAGAGTTCGTCGACGCCTACCTGCGCGCCGCCGACGACGTGCTCCAGGTGGGTGACCCTCTGCTCGATCGCGTCTCCGTGGGTCCCTTGATCAACCGCCCGGCGGTCGAACGGGTCCAGGGGATCGTCGAGGAGGCAGTGGCTGGCGGCGCCTCGGCCCGGACCGTCGGCGGGGTCGTCTCCCCCGAGCTCCTCGGCGCCGGCTACTTCCTGCGACCGGTCGTCGTGACGGGAGCCGAGGACTCCGACCGGATCGTGCGCGAGGAGCAGTTCGGCCCCGTGGTGCCGGTCCTCCCCTTCGACGACGTCGACGAGGTCGTACGCCGCGTGAACGCCGATCCCCTCGGCCTCGGCGCCTCCGTCTGGAGCGCGGACGTACGCCGCGCCTTCGACGTCGGACGCCACCTCGAGGTCGGCTACACGTTCATCAACTCGCACAACCGGTTCGGCATGACGCTCGAGGCGCCTTTCGGCGGTGTGAAGGGCAGCGGCTTCGGCCGCGAGTACGGCCCTGACGGGCTGCTGGAGTACGTCCAGACCCACTCGCTGTTCGCCCCGGAGCGCCTTTCGACGGACCCGCAGGCCTACCCGACCGTGGGCTGA
- a CDS encoding isochorismatase family protein has translation MTWQQPLRGATLEEDYVSVGFGGRLEPGARPALVVVDPARAYLDSESPLYAAVEQSAVAMRELREAAAEAGIPIYLTRVLYADDAAMLGGLFFQKVPALKCFVEGNPLAEFIDGFEPRAREVVVTKHYPSAFAGTSLAASLVAQRIDTVLIAGWSTSGCIRATSLDALQHGFVPIVVREAVGDRHPEVHEGNLRDIAAKAGEVRDLAEVRAYLGALTDE, from the coding sequence ATGACCTGGCAGCAGCCGTTGCGGGGCGCGACCCTCGAGGAGGACTACGTCAGCGTCGGGTTCGGCGGGCGGCTCGAGCCCGGCGCACGGCCGGCGTTGGTGGTCGTCGATCCGGCGCGGGCCTATCTGGACAGCGAGTCGCCTCTGTACGCCGCGGTCGAGCAGTCGGCGGTCGCGATGCGCGAGCTACGCGAGGCGGCCGCGGAAGCCGGCATCCCCATCTACCTCACCCGGGTGCTCTACGCGGACGACGCGGCCATGCTGGGCGGTCTCTTCTTCCAGAAGGTCCCCGCGTTGAAGTGTTTCGTGGAGGGCAACCCGCTCGCCGAGTTCATCGACGGCTTCGAACCGCGCGCGCGGGAGGTGGTGGTGACCAAGCACTATCCGAGTGCCTTCGCGGGCACCTCCCTCGCGGCCTCGCTGGTGGCACAGCGAATCGACACGGTGCTGATCGCCGGCTGGTCCACGAGCGGCTGCATCCGGGCCACCTCCCTGGACGCACTGCAACACGGATTCGTTCCGATCGTGGTGCGTGAGGCGGTGGGTGACCGTCACCCGGAGGTGCACGAGGGGAATCTTCGCGACATCGCCGCGAAGGCCGGAGAGGTGCGGGACCTGGCCGAGGTGCGCGCCTATCTCGGGGCTCTGACGGATGAGTGA
- a CDS encoding Dabb family protein encodes MTLVPDSTEEQVEAILEGLLALPGLVDGLVEAQVVRDAGLAEGNAALRFQMVFDSQASWWEYGSHPAHLALIGEHIKPVLAAKAFVQFDDSDVRRSTAEPS; translated from the coding sequence TTGACCCTGGTTCCCGACAGCACCGAAGAGCAGGTCGAGGCGATCCTCGAGGGACTGCTGGCCCTACCCGGACTTGTCGACGGGCTCGTCGAGGCGCAGGTGGTCCGCGACGCCGGCCTGGCCGAGGGAAATGCCGCACTGCGCTTCCAGATGGTCTTCGACTCCCAGGCATCGTGGTGGGAGTACGGCAGCCACCCGGCCCACCTGGCCCTGATCGGGGAGCACATCAAACCCGTGCTCGCCGCCAAGGCCTTCGTGCAATTCGACGACAGCGATGTCCGGCGCAGCACGGCCGAGCCGTCATGA